One window of the Staphylococcus equorum genome contains the following:
- a CDS encoding ABC transporter substrate-binding protein yields MKKKYSALAGIVLSATLLTACNSNTTATNSEEKELTKEEKIVEDQTGREVKIKKDPDSIVVGGILPYFSTWFVGTNSTKEIKGLHPNAYNAAENSILSKISPDIKKASTEFVKNGDVNIEELSKINPDVYFENATEQKTLDKVAESGIPTMGLETIKVEDADPLATFNSWLKVTSDVKGGKTSDRTEKFMKEGEKSQKMIDDGLKGTKKSDKPKVLFLHQHTDNSIVVGGGNFFSEKWTEATGGIDDVGDDGVDGQKEVNMEQIYKWNPDKIYITNFTETQPNDLLKNKVSGQDWSQVKAVKDKAVYKVPLGIYRWFPPNGDAPLMLKWMAQHNHPDKFNYDMKDEIKSYYQDFYDYKLSDEDVESILHPSSDAAKY; encoded by the coding sequence ATGAAGAAAAAATATAGTGCTCTAGCTGGAATTGTATTATCAGCTACATTACTTACAGCATGTAATTCAAATACGACAGCTACGAATTCAGAAGAGAAAGAATTAACAAAAGAAGAAAAAATAGTGGAAGATCAAACAGGCCGAGAAGTGAAAATAAAGAAAGATCCAGACAGTATTGTAGTAGGAGGCATCTTACCATACTTTTCTACTTGGTTTGTAGGGACGAATTCTACAAAAGAAATTAAAGGTCTACATCCTAATGCGTATAACGCTGCAGAAAATTCTATACTTTCTAAAATATCGCCTGATATTAAAAAAGCGTCTACAGAATTTGTGAAAAATGGCGATGTTAATATAGAAGAACTCTCTAAAATAAACCCAGATGTCTATTTTGAAAATGCTACTGAACAGAAAACCTTAGATAAAGTTGCGGAGAGTGGTATACCAACCATGGGACTAGAAACAATCAAGGTAGAAGACGCTGATCCTTTAGCTACGTTTAACAGCTGGTTAAAAGTCACTTCAGATGTTAAAGGTGGTAAGACGAGCGATAGAACTGAGAAATTTATGAAAGAGGGAGAAAAATCTCAAAAAATGATTGATGATGGTCTAAAAGGCACGAAAAAATCAGACAAACCCAAAGTGCTATTCTTACATCAACATACAGACAACTCTATTGTTGTCGGTGGCGGTAATTTCTTTAGTGAAAAATGGACAGAAGCAACTGGTGGTATAGATGATGTTGGCGATGACGGTGTCGATGGTCAAAAAGAAGTTAATATGGAGCAAATTTATAAATGGAATCCAGATAAAATCTATATTACGAACTTCACTGAGACCCAGCCTAATGATTTATTGAAAAACAAAGTGTCTGGTCAAGATTGGAGTCAGGTAAAAGCAGTTAAAGACAAAGCGGTCTATAAGGTCCCTTTAGGTATCTATCGTTGGTTCCCACCAAACGGAGATGCGCCATTAATGCTTAAATGGATGGCGCAACATAATCACCCAGATAAATTCAACTATGATATGAAAGATGAAATTAAATCATATTACCAAGATTTTTACGACTATAAATTATCAGACGAAGATGTTGAGTCTATTTTACATCCGTCATCTGATGCAGCGAAGTATTAA
- a CDS encoding SDR family oxidoreductase — protein sequence MKLKDKVAIVTGAASGMGKAIAELYAKEGAKVIIADLNLEKAEAVSKEINENNGVAQAIEVNIVEQEDIDNMIDTAIESYGTLDILVNNAGVMDGFEPVGDILDERWDLIFDINTKGAMRAMRKAMPIFLEKQEGIIINTTSTGGLNSAHAGAIYSASKHALVGLTKNTGFMYAEKGIRCNGIAPGAIETNISDSMKNINHFGAERTKIAQSAIPKTGQAEEIAKVALFLASDDSSFINGTIVTADGGWTAAF from the coding sequence ATGAAATTAAAAGATAAAGTAGCGATTGTCACAGGTGCAGCATCTGGAATGGGTAAAGCAATTGCTGAATTATATGCTAAAGAAGGCGCTAAAGTTATCATAGCTGATCTTAATTTAGAAAAGGCAGAAGCAGTGTCAAAAGAGATTAACGAAAATAATGGTGTTGCTCAAGCCATTGAGGTAAACATAGTTGAGCAAGAAGATATCGATAATATGATCGATACTGCTATAGAATCCTATGGTACTTTAGATATTTTAGTCAATAATGCTGGAGTTATGGATGGATTTGAGCCTGTGGGAGATATCTTGGATGAACGATGGGATTTAATATTTGATATTAATACTAAAGGTGCGATGAGGGCAATGCGCAAGGCGATGCCAATATTCTTGGAAAAACAAGAAGGTATCATTATCAATACGACTTCTACAGGCGGATTAAATAGTGCTCATGCGGGCGCCATTTATAGTGCTTCTAAACATGCTCTCGTAGGACTTACAAAAAACACTGGATTTATGTATGCTGAAAAAGGTATACGCTGTAATGGGATTGCGCCAGGGGCAATTGAAACAAATATATCTGATTCAATGAAAAATATTAATCACTTTGGAGCTGAACGTACAAAAATAGCACAAAGTGCGATACCTAAAACAGGGCAAGCAGAAGAAATTGCTAAAGTAGCATTATTTTTAGCTTCTGATGATTCGAGTTTTATCAATGGGACAATCGTCACAGCAGATGGCGGATGGACTGCAGCATTTTAG
- a CDS encoding MaoC family dehydratase, producing the protein MKLDEFHIGEEFTTKPYKISEEAITDFASEFDPQYMHLDKEKAQQGRFNGVIASGIQTLAISFKLWIETGKYGEDVIAGTHMNNIKFIKPVFPDDELHTVIKVIDKKASKRDQGLLTVLMTTFNHEEVKVFEGELTALIKR; encoded by the coding sequence ATGAAACTAGATGAATTTCACATTGGCGAAGAATTTACGACTAAGCCATATAAAATAAGCGAAGAAGCTATTACTGATTTTGCTAGTGAATTTGATCCACAATATATGCACTTAGATAAAGAAAAAGCGCAACAAGGCAGATTTAATGGTGTCATCGCTTCTGGTATCCAGACACTAGCCATTTCTTTCAAACTATGGATTGAAACAGGAAAATATGGAGAAGATGTCATTGCAGGTACACATATGAATAATATTAAATTTATCAAACCAGTATTTCCGGACGACGAATTACATACAGTTATAAAAGTTATTGATAAAAAGGCTAGTAAAAGAGACCAAGGATTACTTACGGTATTAATGACAACATTTAATCATGAAGAAGTTAAAGTATTTGAAGGCGAACTCACGGCACTTATCAAACGTTAA
- a CDS encoding SDR family NAD(P)-dependent oxidoreductase, producing MAKLEGKVAIVTGGAGGIGSGIVKSYAKEHAKVVIADIAEEKGRLLSETLNDQGYETLFIKTDLTNKDSLQACVDTTIVNYGKIDILVNNAHASRMNSFLDITEEDLNLSLNTGFYATFYLCQMVIPYLKETKGNIINFGSGAAVKGDKNQGAYVVAKEAIRGITRVIANEFGEFGINANIISPIAYSEGVDQWRKDNPDYYEKVVQGIPLQKFGDVENDIGPVAVFLGSEDAQYITGQTVMVDGGSIKLY from the coding sequence ATGGCTAAACTAGAAGGTAAAGTAGCAATTGTGACAGGCGGTGCAGGAGGTATTGGCTCTGGAATTGTGAAGTCTTATGCTAAGGAACATGCTAAAGTAGTTATCGCTGATATTGCTGAAGAAAAAGGAAGATTATTGAGTGAAACATTGAATGATCAAGGATACGAAACATTATTTATTAAAACAGATTTAACAAATAAAGATTCTTTGCAAGCTTGTGTCGATACTACAATTGTAAACTATGGAAAAATTGACATATTGGTTAATAATGCACATGCATCTCGCATGAATTCTTTTTTAGATATTACAGAAGAAGATTTGAATTTATCTCTGAATACGGGGTTTTATGCGACATTTTATTTATGCCAAATGGTTATACCTTATTTGAAAGAAACAAAAGGTAATATTATAAACTTTGGTTCAGGTGCCGCTGTAAAAGGTGATAAGAATCAAGGTGCATATGTTGTAGCAAAAGAGGCGATACGTGGTATTACACGTGTGATAGCGAATGAATTTGGAGAATTTGGCATTAATGCAAATATCATATCGCCAATCGCTTATTCTGAAGGCGTTGATCAGTGGCGTAAAGATAACCCAGATTATTATGAAAAGGTCGTTCAAGGCATTCCGTTGCAAAAATTTGGAGATGTTGAAAATGATATTGGTCCAGTAGCAGTATTTTTAGGAAGCGAAGATGCACAATATATCACAGGACAAACGGTTATGGTAGATGGCGGTAGTATTAAATTATACTAA
- a CDS encoding MarR family winged helix-turn-helix transcriptional regulator, protein MEKNNFFELIHTAELFNDATMTLFLKQFNMNVNISQIIALSKLKEHGAQKPSALAQSLGYTSGAITGLTNKLVKEGYIVREHQEEDRRSILITITAKGLDVLEEAQKQGQAMRNDIYSVLNDDEVTQLLNIQKKLYSHVKQMNK, encoded by the coding sequence ATGGAAAAGAATAATTTTTTCGAACTCATTCATACTGCTGAGTTATTTAACGATGCGACAATGACACTTTTTTTGAAACAATTTAATATGAATGTCAATATTTCACAAATTATTGCCTTATCTAAACTTAAGGAGCATGGAGCGCAAAAACCATCAGCGCTTGCGCAGTCCCTTGGCTATACTTCAGGAGCAATTACCGGTTTGACAAACAAACTCGTTAAAGAAGGTTACATAGTAAGGGAACACCAAGAAGAAGATAGACGTTCCATTTTAATTACTATTACTGCAAAGGGGTTGGATGTGTTAGAAGAGGCTCAAAAACAAGGTCAAGCAATGAGAAATGACATTTATTCAGTATTGAATGATGATGAAGTGACACAACTACTTAATATTCAGAAGAAACTTTATAGTCATGTAAAACAAATGAATAAATAA
- a CDS encoding glucose 1-dehydrogenase, with protein MKRLDNKVVIITGAAQGMGKMHAEKVLNEGAKVAITDINETLGQEVAQELGESALFIKHDVSNEADWQNVVDTVINKWGKIDVLVNNAGITYNTPLEELSLESYMKIVNINQVSVFLGIKSVASTMKEQQHGSIINISSMNGLVGGAIGYTDTKFAVRGMTKAASSDLSPYNIRVNSVHPGVIQTPMIEQEGVKEAVEEFAKTIPMRRIALTEEVSNMVIFLASDDASYSTGSEFVIDGGLTAL; from the coding sequence ATGAAAAGATTAGACAATAAAGTTGTAATTATTACTGGGGCAGCACAAGGTATGGGGAAAATGCACGCAGAAAAAGTATTGAATGAAGGTGCAAAAGTCGCGATAACTGACATCAATGAAACGCTCGGTCAAGAGGTTGCACAAGAACTTGGGGAAAGTGCACTTTTTATTAAACATGATGTTTCTAATGAAGCAGATTGGCAAAATGTAGTAGATACGGTAATCAATAAATGGGGCAAAATAGACGTCTTAGTTAACAATGCTGGCATTACTTATAACACGCCTTTAGAAGAGCTCAGTTTAGAAAGTTATATGAAAATTGTAAACATCAATCAAGTGTCTGTATTTTTAGGTATAAAATCAGTCGCTTCAACTATGAAAGAACAACAACACGGTTCAATTATTAACATATCTTCTATGAATGGACTTGTCGGTGGTGCTATTGGTTACACAGATACAAAATTTGCAGTTCGGGGTATGACGAAAGCTGCTTCAAGTGATCTTTCACCATATAATATACGTGTAAACTCAGTACATCCGGGTGTGATTCAAACACCTATGATTGAACAAGAAGGCGTTAAAGAAGCAGTTGAAGAATTTGCGAAAACTATTCCAATGCGTCGTATCGCTTTAACAGAAGAAGTATCTAATATGGTCATCTTTTTAGCTTCAGATGACGCGAGTTACTCTACAGGTTCTGAATTCGTCATCGATGGCGGTCTTACTGCGTTATAA
- a CDS encoding PH domain-containing protein, with translation MILDNINPEDLFPTEKQGPSVLGKMEYPVQGEIKVYEAAYVATNERLILNVDMDGQFYYRNIRYDEIENIELNDNVLTMRFSIGTFSLTDLNKDNAEKFVAYVEPKK, from the coding sequence ATGATATTAGATAATATTAATCCAGAAGATTTATTTCCAACTGAGAAACAAGGTCCTTCCGTTTTAGGAAAAATGGAGTACCCTGTTCAAGGTGAAATCAAAGTATATGAGGCAGCTTATGTCGCAACAAATGAACGTCTTATTTTAAATGTTGATATGGATGGACAGTTTTACTATAGAAACATTAGATATGACGAAATTGAAAATATCGAATTAAATGATAATGTATTAACGATGCGCTTTAGCATTGGCACATTTTCATTAACAGATTTAAATAAAGATAATGCTGAAAAATTTGTTGCTTATGTAGAGCCTAAAAAATAG
- a CDS encoding catalase: MSKKLTGLFGAPVGDRENSMTAGPRGPLLMQDIYFIEQMAHFDREVIPERRMHAKGSGAFGTFKVTNDITQYTCASIFSEVGKETEMFARFSTVAGERGAADAERDIRGFALKFYTDEGNWDLVGNNTPVFFFRDPKLFASLNHVVKRNPKTNMRDPQANWDFWTLLPEALHQITIVMSDRGIPKGFRNMHGFGSHTYSMYNDKGERVWVKFHHRTQQGIENYSPEEAAQVIANDRESSQRDLFGNIEEGNFPKWKMYIQVMTEEQARNHKDNPFDLTKVWYKDEYPLIEVGEFELNRNPENYFQDVEQAAFAPTNIVPGLDFSPDKMLQGRLFSYGDTQRYRLGANHWQIPVNQPKGVGVENICPFSRDGQMRILDNNQGGGTHYYPNSNGALEDQPQYKKPGLDIQGQAFEYDYREDDDNYFEQPGELFRRMSPDKQQILFNNTANEMGPVTDPLKHRHIRHCYKADPAYGQGVADAMGIDINTVDLEVAD, encoded by the coding sequence ATGAGTAAAAAACTAACAGGATTATTTGGTGCACCAGTAGGAGATAGAGAAAATAGTATGACAGCAGGTCCTAGAGGTCCGCTTTTAATGCAAGATATATATTTCATAGAACAAATGGCGCACTTCGATAGAGAAGTTATTCCGGAACGTCGTATGCATGCAAAAGGTTCTGGTGCGTTTGGTACATTTAAAGTAACAAATGATATTACACAGTACACTTGTGCAAGTATTTTTTCTGAAGTTGGAAAAGAAACTGAAATGTTCGCTCGTTTTTCAACAGTAGCAGGTGAACGTGGTGCAGCTGATGCAGAACGTGACATTCGTGGCTTTGCATTGAAATTTTATACGGACGAAGGTAACTGGGATTTAGTTGGTAACAATACACCAGTCTTCTTCTTCAGAGACCCTAAATTATTCGCAAGTTTAAACCATGTTGTTAAACGTAATCCAAAAACAAACATGAGAGATCCTCAAGCAAACTGGGATTTCTGGACATTATTACCAGAAGCGTTACATCAAATTACGATAGTGATGTCAGATCGTGGTATTCCTAAAGGTTTCAGAAATATGCATGGCTTTGGGTCTCACACATACTCTATGTACAATGATAAAGGCGAGCGTGTTTGGGTTAAATTCCACCACAGAACACAACAAGGTATAGAAAACTATTCACCTGAAGAAGCAGCACAAGTTATAGCAAATGACAGAGAGTCTTCTCAAAGAGATTTATTTGGAAACATTGAAGAAGGTAACTTCCCTAAATGGAAAATGTACATCCAAGTAATGACTGAAGAACAAGCACGCAACCATAAAGATAATCCATTTGATTTAACAAAAGTTTGGTATAAAGACGAATACCCATTAATCGAAGTAGGAGAGTTTGAATTAAACAGAAACCCTGAAAACTATTTCCAAGATGTTGAACAAGCAGCATTTGCACCAACAAACATCGTACCAGGGCTAGACTTTTCACCAGACAAAATGTTACAAGGCCGTTTATTCTCATATGGTGACACACAACGTTACAGACTTGGTGCTAACCATTGGCAAATTCCAGTAAACCAACCTAAAGGTGTAGGTGTTGAAAATATTTGTCCATTCAGTAGAGATGGTCAAATGAGAATTTTAGATAATAATCAAGGCGGTGGCACACACTATTATCCAAATAGTAACGGTGCGCTTGAAGACCAACCGCAATACAAAAAACCAGGCTTAGACATTCAAGGTCAAGCATTCGAATATGACTATCGTGAAGATGATGATAACTACTTTGAACAACCTGGTGAATTATTCCGTCGCATGTCACCTGATAAGCAACAAATATTATTTAATAATACGGCTAACGAAATGGGGCCAGTTACTGACCCACTTAAACACCGTCACATTAGACATTGTTATAAAGCAGATCCAGCTTACGGTCAAGGTGTAGCAGATGCTATGGGTATTGATATTAATACTGTAGACTTAGAAGTTGCAGACTAA
- the hemH gene encoding ferrochelatase — protein MKRVALLCMSYGTPYKEEDILPYYTHIRHGHGPSHEAYIDLKDRYEYIGGVSPLATTTEKQAETLCYTLNSMTNDISYELYIGLKHIHPFIEDAIDDISAEGIDEIVSVVLTPHYSSFSVEMYNQRASQYANEKNIKVTTLDQFYKEEKFIQYWVDSVNTQLNLIPEEAHQKTAIIVSAHSLPEKILEHNDPYPSQLEETAQLIQSRIGHNHVFNGWQSEGNTGEPWIGPDVQDLTQTLHEQYDYQNFIYVPLGFTCEHLEVLYDNDYECKKVCDDLGCNYYRAEMPGSNQLFIESIANAVINNYKEKNHLTAVN, from the coding sequence ATGAAACGTGTAGCATTATTATGTATGTCCTATGGTACGCCATATAAGGAAGAAGATATTTTACCTTACTATACGCATATCAGACATGGACACGGACCAAGCCATGAAGCATACATAGATTTGAAAGATAGATATGAATATATTGGTGGCGTATCACCTTTAGCAACAACGACGGAAAAACAAGCAGAAACATTATGTTATACACTTAACTCAATGACGAATGACATAAGCTATGAATTATATATAGGTTTGAAACATATACATCCATTCATTGAAGATGCGATAGATGACATTAGTGCGGAGGGTATTGATGAAATCGTCAGTGTAGTTTTAACACCACATTATTCTTCATTTTCAGTAGAAATGTATAACCAACGCGCATCTCAATATGCAAATGAGAAAAATATTAAAGTAACTACATTGGATCAATTTTATAAAGAAGAGAAATTTATCCAATATTGGGTTGATTCAGTAAATACACAATTGAATTTAATACCTGAAGAAGCGCATCAAAAAACAGCAATTATCGTTTCGGCTCATAGTCTTCCAGAAAAGATATTGGAACATAATGATCCTTATCCAAGTCAGCTTGAAGAAACAGCACAGTTAATCCAATCACGAATTGGACATAACCATGTTTTTAACGGTTGGCAATCTGAAGGTAATACTGGAGAACCTTGGATTGGACCAGATGTGCAAGATTTAACTCAAACATTACATGAACAATATGATTATCAAAACTTTATATACGTTCCATTAGGTTTTACATGTGAACATTTAGAAGTCTTATATGATAATGATTATGAATGTAAAAAAGTTTGCGATGATTTAGGTTGTAATTATTATAGAGCTGAAATGCCTGGCTCAAATCAACTGTTTATTGAAAGTATTGCAAATGCAGTCATCAATAATTATAAAGAAAAGAATCACTTAACTGCGGTAAATTAA
- a CDS encoding ABC transporter permease yields the protein MKQSFYQTSKLFYFYVKRNSKKMILWVVLLTALTLMIPPAFESMYPSQSKMSPIIEMSKNPAMQAMLGPADFEHVNIGVLFTHEMTLFTAIMVAIMNILIVSRGTRGDEEDGRIIILTALPIGKQAPLMGHLLQTLLLNVSLMILLTLGLTLLSVDGIDLVGAFLYSSALGVFGIMFAALTMLVAQFVSSSSETTGVSIALLLIMYLVRAFGDVANETLSMFSPMGWLSRTYAFSEDYWWPVWCILGITVIFVISAFVLNGLRDIEAKLLPQKKGKQHAKSYMKSPLGLQIKLQKMSFIYFAIGLFILGLSYGSIFGNLDDFFKDNPLLLSMLENPNGDYIKQFLPQLMLVMAIISTVPTLLALFKIKKAIDKEYATLVLANPISRIKYLLSFLIISVVNAVVMIFVAGLGLYAGQFYSMDTPLDFDMVIQSAIVYIPAILSFVGIGTVVIGWGIKLTTLVYAYLAYTFLVNYLGTLLNVKDWMKDITPFEHIPSLPIDDFTSGPIITLLLIFIILCVIGVIGFNRKDI from the coding sequence ATGAAACAATCATTTTACCAAACCTCAAAGTTATTTTATTTTTATGTAAAAAGAAATAGTAAAAAAATGATTTTATGGGTGGTCTTATTAACTGCTTTAACGTTAATGATTCCACCTGCTTTTGAGTCGATGTACCCGAGCCAATCTAAGATGAGTCCTATTATTGAAATGTCAAAAAACCCTGCGATGCAAGCGATGCTCGGTCCAGCTGATTTTGAACATGTAAACATTGGTGTCCTTTTTACGCATGAAATGACTTTATTCACAGCAATAATGGTAGCAATTATGAATATTTTGATAGTATCTCGAGGTACGCGTGGCGATGAAGAAGACGGTAGAATAATCATACTGACTGCTTTGCCTATTGGTAAACAAGCACCATTGATGGGCCACCTACTTCAGACTTTATTACTTAATGTCAGTCTAATGATATTACTTACATTAGGTCTAACGTTGTTAAGCGTTGATGGTATAGATTTAGTTGGGGCATTTTTATATAGTTCGGCTTTAGGTGTATTTGGTATTATGTTTGCTGCATTGACCATGTTAGTTGCCCAATTTGTATCATCAAGTAGTGAAACAACCGGTGTGAGTATCGCGCTATTACTCATCATGTATTTGGTTAGGGCGTTTGGAGACGTAGCCAACGAGACGCTATCTATGTTTTCACCGATGGGCTGGCTGTCTAGAACGTATGCTTTTTCAGAAGATTATTGGTGGCCGGTGTGGTGCATTTTAGGCATTACAGTTATCTTTGTTATATCTGCCTTTGTGTTAAATGGTTTGCGTGATATTGAAGCTAAATTATTACCACAGAAAAAAGGCAAGCAACATGCGAAATCGTACATGAAATCTCCACTAGGTTTACAAATAAAATTACAAAAAATGAGTTTTATATATTTTGCTATTGGGTTATTTATACTTGGTTTATCATATGGCTCTATTTTTGGAAATTTAGACGACTTTTTTAAAGATAATCCATTATTACTGTCTATGTTAGAAAATCCAAATGGAGATTACATCAAACAATTTTTACCGCAATTAATGTTGGTGATGGCAATAATCAGTACGGTGCCTACACTGTTAGCTTTATTTAAAATAAAGAAAGCCATAGATAAAGAGTACGCGACGCTTGTATTAGCGAATCCGATTTCGCGTATCAAGTACTTATTGAGTTTTCTAATCATCAGTGTGGTGAATGCGGTAGTGATGATTTTTGTCGCAGGACTCGGTTTGTATGCTGGACAATTCTATTCAATGGATACGCCACTCGATTTTGACATGGTTATCCAATCAGCTATCGTCTATATACCAGCCATACTGAGTTTTGTTGGTATAGGAACTGTCGTAATTGGATGGGGCATAAAGTTAACGACTTTAGTCTATGCTTATCTTGCTTATACTTTTTTAGTGAATTATTTAGGTACTTTACTGAATGTGAAAGATTGGATGAAAGATATCACGCCATTTGAGCATATTCCAAGTCTGCCGATAGATGATTTTACAAGTGGGCCGATAATAACCCTTTTACTTATTTTCATTATACTGTGTGTCATAGGTGTGATCGGTTTTAACAGGAAAGATATATAA
- a CDS encoding ABC transporter ATP-binding protein, with product MTLLKIHNLTKRFGKFYALDGVNLELNEGEVYGFIGPNGAGKSTTIKAILGMLKPTQGNIEIFDKNALKDAVAVHKDLAFVPGDVNFWPNLTGGEIIDFFLSLHPKANHTRKNELIKRFELDTSKKCSAYSTGNRQKVALITAFSIDAKLYILDEPTSGLDPLMEEVFQECIKDIKNNNKSVLLSSHILSEVEKLCDRVGIIRKGKMITSGTLDEMRHLTRMQFTVESGQQLGTLTQVTGVNNVRQEDNTYYFEVDSDKISAVIEYLSRFEIKKLESMPPTLEAIFKRYYEATDEVGE from the coding sequence ATTACCCTACTTAAAATTCATAATTTAACAAAACGCTTTGGTAAATTTTACGCTTTAGATGGTGTGAATTTAGAACTCAATGAGGGTGAAGTTTATGGTTTTATTGGACCAAACGGGGCTGGAAAATCGACGACAATTAAAGCAATATTAGGTATGTTGAAACCAACACAAGGTAATATTGAAATTTTTGACAAAAATGCGCTGAAAGATGCAGTCGCTGTGCATAAAGATCTCGCTTTTGTGCCTGGTGATGTCAATTTTTGGCCAAATTTAACCGGTGGAGAAATTATTGATTTCTTTCTCAGTCTTCATCCTAAAGCAAATCACACTAGAAAAAATGAATTAATTAAACGCTTTGAATTAGATACTAGTAAAAAATGTAGTGCTTATTCTACGGGAAACCGTCAGAAAGTAGCATTAATTACTGCGTTTAGTATTGATGCAAAATTATATATCTTAGATGAACCTACTTCTGGCCTTGACCCTTTAATGGAAGAAGTTTTTCAAGAATGCATAAAAGACATTAAAAACAATAACAAAAGTGTACTACTCTCGAGTCATATTTTAAGTGAAGTTGAAAAATTGTGCGATCGCGTAGGTATTATCCGTAAAGGGAAAATGATAACTTCTGGGACTTTAGACGAGATGCGTCATCTTACACGTATGCAATTCACCGTTGAAAGTGGACAGCAATTAGGAACGTTAACACAAGTGACGGGTGTGAATAATGTGAGGCAAGAAGACAACACATATTATTTTGAAGTCGATTCAGATAAAATTTCTGCTGTAATTGAATATCTAAGTCGCTTCGAAATTAAAAAATTGGAATCTATGCCACCAACACTAGAAGCAATATTTAAACGATATTATGAAGCCACAGATGAAGTAGGTGAATGA
- a CDS encoding general stress protein: protein MPPVVKPYTNDSALVADVKALKDRGIGSQDIYVLSNDKNRTAEVTEQIKVTAVDYNEVDIDEDFDSKAEELKEKLSILGVPSSDAETCDADMKEDKIILIVTDFRVKGLL from the coding sequence ATGCCACCTGTTGTGAAACCTTATACAAATGACTCGGCTTTAGTAGCGGATGTGAAGGCTTTAAAAGATAGAGGTATTGGTAGCCAAGATATATACGTGCTATCAAATGATAAAAATCGAACTGCAGAGGTTACTGAACAAATAAAAGTTACAGCAGTTGATTATAATGAAGTTGATATAGATGAAGATTTTGATTCAAAAGCTGAAGAATTAAAAGAAAAACTTAGCATATTAGGTGTGCCTTCTAGTGATGCAGAAACTTGTGATGCAGATATGAAAGAAGACAAGATAATTTTAATCGTTACTGATTTTAGAGTTAAAGGGCTGTTATAA
- a CDS encoding VLRF1 family aeRF1-type release factor, which translates to MLLQEEINNLEQFDGKSRNQKVFSIYLDTSPEQGTKWKIELKNALKDLSDKTKSSDNHEEKNQAKDIINKVETEIQGAEPNLKRGLILFMTADETLKFEKHVNISIKTEFKWDTKPKLDQLKSLQQSYPYTGVLVLQQDKARVIETEIGTIVDEDYYTLDLDINDWREHSGPQGDDLTQGGAQRDEYKERVKANQERWFKSLVATIEKNAKKKGWHQLYLAGEKEEVEKLKTMFNHNIDQVTPSNILNLNATEIINKVMEE; encoded by the coding sequence ATGCTTTTACAAGAAGAAATTAATAACTTGGAACAATTCGATGGTAAGTCACGAAATCAGAAAGTATTCTCAATTTATTTAGATACTAGTCCCGAACAAGGGACAAAGTGGAAGATCGAATTAAAAAATGCCCTAAAAGACTTATCAGACAAAACAAAAAGCAGTGACAATCATGAAGAAAAAAACCAAGCAAAAGACATTATCAATAAAGTAGAAACTGAAATACAGGGCGCTGAACCTAATTTAAAAAGAGGTCTTATTTTGTTTATGACTGCCGACGAGACATTAAAGTTCGAAAAGCACGTAAATATTTCTATAAAAACAGAATTTAAATGGGATACAAAACCTAAATTAGATCAGCTAAAATCATTACAACAAAGCTATCCTTATACGGGTGTTTTAGTTTTACAACAAGACAAAGCACGTGTGATTGAAACTGAAATTGGTACGATTGTAGACGAAGATTATTACACTCTAGATTTAGATATTAATGATTGGAGAGAACATTCTGGACCACAAGGTGATGATTTAACTCAAGGCGGCGCGCAAAGAGATGAATATAAAGAACGTGTGAAAGCTAATCAAGAACGTTGGTTCAAAAGTTTAGTAGCTACTATTGAAAAAAATGCTAAGAAAAAAGGTTGGCACCAACTTTACTTAGCTGGTGAAAAAGAAGAAGTAGAAAAATTAAAAACGATGTTCAATCATAACATTGACCAAGTAACACCAAGTAATATACTAAATTTAAATGCGACAGAAATTATAAATAAAGTAATGGAAGAATAA